GAACATCGAGGCCGAGAATTCGGGCGCGTCGGCCGGCACGCCGGCCGGCTTCTGGCCATCGGCCCAGGCCTGCAGCTGCTGCGCCGGCATCGCCTTGGCGAACAGGAAGCCCTGCAGCTCGTCGCAGTCCAGCGCCTGCAGGATGTCGCGCTGGCCGGCGGTCTCGACGCCCTCGGCCACCACCGACAGGTCCAGCGCATGGGCCAGCTTGATCACCGCGTCGACCACCGCGCGGGCGTCCTGGTTGCTCTCCAGGTCCTGGATGAAGCTGCGGTCGATCTTCAGCTGGCGTGCCGGCAGCTGGCGCAGATAGGCGAGGCTCGAGTAGCCGGTGCCGAAGTCGTCGATCGACAGATAGACGCCGATGCGCGAGAGCTCGTCGAAGGCGCGCTGGGTGGCGCCGATGTCCTCCATCGCCACCGATTCGGTGATCTCGCACAGCAGCATCGAGGCGTCGATGCGGTTGCGGTTCAGCGCCGATTCGACCCGCTGGGCCAGGTCGGGCTGGCGCAGCTGGTGCACCGAGAGATTGATCGCGACGCGCATGCGCAGGCCCTGGTCGAACCAGGCACGCATCTGGCGGCAGGCCTCCTCGATGACCCAGCCGCCCAGCGCGTTGATCAGGCCGAAGCGCTCGGCCACCGGGATGAACACGGCCGGCGCCACCTCGCCCAGGCGCGGATGCTGCCAGCGCAGCAGCGCCTCGACGCCGCGCAGCTGGCCGCGCCGGCTGTCGAACTTGGGCTGGTAATGCAGCGCCAGCTGGCCGAGCTGCAGCGCCTGGCGCAGATCGTTCTGCAGGCTCAGCTGCTCGCCGGCGCCGGCGTCCATATGGCTCTGGAACACCACATAGGTGTTGCCGCCGGTGCGCTTGGCCGCATACATCGCCGCGTCGGCGTTGCCCATCAGGCGCTCGGCCGGGCCATGCTCGGGATAGACCGCGATACCGACCGAGGCGCTGACATGCTGGGGCTTGTCGTCGATGAGGATCGGCTGGGCCAGCGCCAGCACCAGGCGGTGCGCCAGCGCGGCGCAGGCGGCCACGTCGACCACATCCTCCAGCAGCAGCACGAACTCGTCGCCGCCCAGGCGCGCCACCGTGTCGCTGTCGCGCACCAGGGCCAGCAGGCGCCGGGCCACCTCCTTCAGCACCAGGTCGCCGGCCGCATGGCCCAGCGAATCGTTGACCGGCTTGAAGCCGTCCAGGTCGACGAACAGCAGTGCGACCCGCCGGCCCTTGCCCTCGCTGCCGCGTTCGCTGCGCGAGGGGAAGTTCTCCTCGACGCGGCCGGCGCGCGCCAGCGCATGCTCGAGCCGGTCCTCCAGCAGCAGGCGGTTCGGCAGCTCGGTCAGCGGGTCCAGGAAGGCGCGGCGCTGCAGCTCCTGGTTGGCGTTCTGCAGCGAGGCGGCCAGCAGCGCGGTGCGGGTCTGCAGCCGCGCGTCCAGGATCGAGGTCAGCAGGGTCATGCCCAGCAGCGCGAAGGTGGCCAGCATCACGAACTGGCCCAGCTGCGCGCCGCCCAGCTGATCGGCGCTGAGGCACAGGCTGCCGCCCGGCACGTTGGCCGCGGCCATGCCGGCGTAATGCATGCCGCTGATCGCCAGCCCCATCACCAGCGCCGCCACGGCCTGGCAGGGGATGGCGCGGCGCGCGTCGACGCGGCGCAGCCAGAAGAAGATCAGCAGCGCCGCGGCCGAGGCGCCGACCGCGATCAGCGCCGAGAGCGCGACCCAGGTCCAGTTCCAGACGATGCCCGGCTGCAGCTCGATCGCCGCCATGCCGATGTAGTGCATCGCGCAGATGCCCGCGCCCATCGCCAGCGCGCCGCCGGCCAGCCGGGCCGGGCCCAGGGTGCCGCCGGCCGCGATATGCAGGGCCAGGGCCGAGACGGCCACCGCGGCGACCCAGGACAGCAGGGTCAGCCCGGCGGTATAGCCCAGGGCCAGGGTCGGCAGGCTGTAGGCCAGCATGCCGACGAAATGCATCGACCAGATGCCCGAGCCCATCGCCAGCGAGCCGCCGATCCACCAGGCGCGCGCGGCCGAGCGTTCGTGGCTGCGCACCCGTTTCGTGAGATCGAGGGTCACATAGGACGCGAAGCCGGCGATCAGCACGGAGGCGGCCACGATCCAGAGGTCGTAGCTGGGGTTCAGGTAGGGCATTCGGTTTGTATCGGCGCGGGGCTGGGGTTCTTGAGCGAGTGTCTTACAGTCGGCCCATGAGCAAGCAAGAAAACCCTCCCTCGGTGCTGTTGTTGGCCTGGCGCCAGCTGTGGCGCGACTGGCGTGCCGGCGAGCTGCGCCTCTTGGTGCTGGCGGTGGCGCTGGCGGTGGCGGCGCTGTGCGCGGTGGGTTTCCTGTCGGACCGGCTGGAGCAGGGCCTGAGGCGCGACGCGGCCCAGCTGCTGGGCGGGGACGCGGTGATCGCCAGCGACCAGGCCACGCCGGCGCCGCTGGTGGCGCTGGTGCGCAAGCAGGGCCTGGCCAGCGTCACCACGGTCAGCTTCCCCAGCATGGCGCGCGCGCCGGACGAGAAGGGCGGCGCGAGCCGGCTGGTGGCGGTGAAGGCGGTCGGCGCGGCCTATCCGCTGCGCGGCCGGGTCGAGCTGAGCGACGGCCGCCAGGTCGGCGCGCCGGCGCGCGGCGAGGTCTGGCTGGATCCGGGCGTGCTGGACGCGTTGAACCTGGTGCCGGGCGACGCGCTGCTCTTGGGCGACAGCCGACTGAAGATCGCCGGCGTGATCCGCAACGAGCCGGACCGCGGCGCCGGCTTCCTGGCCTTCGCGCCGCGCGTGATGCTGGCCGAGGCCGACCTGGCCGCCACCGGCCTGGTGCAGCCGGCCAGCCGGCTCAATTACCGGCTGGCGGTGGCCGGCGCGGCCCAGCAGGGCCGCGCGCTGCGCGAGTTCACCGAGCAGGCGCAGGCGCAGATCGACGGCGGGGCGTTTCGCGGCGTGCGGCTGGAGTCGCTGGAGGGCGGCCGGCCGGAGATGCGCCAGACCCTGGACCGAGCCGGCAAGTTCCTGAACCTGGTGGCGATGCTGTCGGCCCTGCTGGCCGCGGTGGCGGTGGCGCTGGCGGCGCGCGATTTCGCGGCGCGCCATCTGGACGACTGCGCGATGCTGCGCGTGCTGGGCCAGCCGCAGCGCCGCATCGCCTGGGCCTATGGTCTGGAGTTCGGCTTTGTCGGCCTGCTGGCCAGCCTGGCCGGCGTGGCGATCGGCTATGCGCTGCATTACGGCTTCGTCGCGCTGCTGGCCGGGCTGATCGAGGTGGCGCTGCCGGCGCCCAGCCTGTGGCCGCTGGGCCTGGGCGTGGGTCTGGGCATGTGTCTGCTGCTGGGCTTCGGTCTGCCGCCGGTGCTGCAGCTGGCCAGCGTGCCGGCGCTGCGCGTGATCCGGCGCGATCTGGGCACCCTGAAGGCCGGCTCGATCTCGGTGCTGGCGGCCGGCGTGCTGGGCTTCGCGGCGATCCTGGTGGCGCTGTCCAGCGACCCCAAGCTGGGCCTGATCGCGGCCGGCGGCTTCGGCGCGGCGCTGGCGCTGTTCGCGCTGCTGGCCTATGGCGCGGTGCTGCTGCTGCGCCGGCTGGTGCCGCTGTCCGTCAACGGCACGGTCGCCGCGCCGCGCTGGCTCTTGCTGGCGACGCGCCAGGTGGCGGCGCGGCCGGTGTTCGCGGTGGTGCAGGTGGCCTCGCTGGCGGTGGGCCTGCTGGCGCTGACCCTCTTGGTGCTGCTGCGCACCGACCTGATCGCCAGCTGGCGCGCGGCCAGCCCGGCCGATGCGCCGAACCGCTTCGTGATCAACATCCAGCCCGAGCAGGGCGAGGGCTTCCGCCGCGAGCTGGACCAGGCCGGCGTGCAGCGCTATGACTGGTACCCGATGATCCGCGGCCGCCTGCTGGCGATCAATGGCCAGGCGGTCTCGCCCAAGCAGTTCGCCGAGGAGCGCTCGCAGCGCCTGGTGGAGCGCGAGTTCAACCTGAGCCACAGCGCCGAGCTGCCCGGCCACAACCAGCTGGTCGGCGGCAACTGGGTCGCCAACGAGCGCGAGGGCATGAGCGTCGAGGAGGGCCTGGCCAAGCAGCTGGGCCTGAAGCTGGGCGATCGGCTGCGCTTCGACATCGCCGGCACGCCGGTGGAGGCGCGCATCACCAGCCTGCGCAAGGTGGACTGGAGCTCGATGCGGGTCAACTTCTTCGTGCTGTTCCCGCAGGCCGCGATGCCCGAGTTGCCGGCCACCTATATCTCGG
This genomic stretch from Roseateles sp. DAIF2 harbors:
- a CDS encoding bifunctional diguanylate cyclase/phosphodiesterase — encoded protein: MPYLNPSYDLWIVAASVLIAGFASYVTLDLTKRVRSHERSAARAWWIGGSLAMGSGIWSMHFVGMLAYSLPTLALGYTAGLTLLSWVAAVAVSALALHIAAGGTLGPARLAGGALAMGAGICAMHYIGMAAIELQPGIVWNWTWVALSALIAVGASAAALLIFFWLRRVDARRAIPCQAVAALVMGLAISGMHYAGMAAANVPGGSLCLSADQLGGAQLGQFVMLATFALLGMTLLTSILDARLQTRTALLAASLQNANQELQRRAFLDPLTELPNRLLLEDRLEHALARAGRVEENFPSRSERGSEGKGRRVALLFVDLDGFKPVNDSLGHAAGDLVLKEVARRLLALVRDSDTVARLGGDEFVLLLEDVVDVAACAALAHRLVLALAQPILIDDKPQHVSASVGIAVYPEHGPAERLMGNADAAMYAAKRTGGNTYVVFQSHMDAGAGEQLSLQNDLRQALQLGQLALHYQPKFDSRRGQLRGVEALLRWQHPRLGEVAPAVFIPVAERFGLINALGGWVIEEACRQMRAWFDQGLRMRVAINLSVHQLRQPDLAQRVESALNRNRIDASMLLCEITESVAMEDIGATQRAFDELSRIGVYLSIDDFGTGYSSLAYLRQLPARQLKIDRSFIQDLESNQDARAVVDAVIKLAHALDLSVVAEGVETAGQRDILQALDCDELQGFLFAKAMPAQQLQAWADGQKPAGVPADAPEFSASMFIDGPPP
- a CDS encoding ABC transporter permease, with protein sequence MSKQENPPSVLLLAWRQLWRDWRAGELRLLVLAVALAVAALCAVGFLSDRLEQGLRRDAAQLLGGDAVIASDQATPAPLVALVRKQGLASVTTVSFPSMARAPDEKGGASRLVAVKAVGAAYPLRGRVELSDGRQVGAPARGEVWLDPGVLDALNLVPGDALLLGDSRLKIAGVIRNEPDRGAGFLAFAPRVMLAEADLAATGLVQPASRLNYRLAVAGAAQQGRALREFTEQAQAQIDGGAFRGVRLESLEGGRPEMRQTLDRAGKFLNLVAMLSALLAAVAVALAARDFAARHLDDCAMLRVLGQPQRRIAWAYGLEFGFVGLLASLAGVAIGYALHYGFVALLAGLIEVALPAPSLWPLGLGVGLGMCLLLGFGLPPVLQLASVPALRVIRRDLGTLKAGSISVLAAGVLGFAAILVALSSDPKLGLIAAGGFGAALALFALLAYGAVLLLRRLVPLSVNGTVAAPRWLLLATRQVAARPVFAVVQVASLAVGLLALTLLVLLRTDLIASWRAASPADAPNRFVINIQPEQGEGFRRELDQAGVQRYDWYPMIRGRLLAINGQAVSPKQFAEERSQRLVEREFNLSHSAELPGHNQLVGGNWVANEREGMSVEEGLAKQLGLKLGDRLRFDIAGTPVEARITSLRKVDWSSMRVNFFVLFPQAAMPELPATYISAFRAPAAGAAALDKRLSHEYPNITNVDVSAQIEQVQKVLDQVIQAVQFLFAFTLATGLVVLLSAVSSTREARTREFGLMRALGAGRGLLAQVQRAELLGVGALAGLLAGGVALVISSVLAKQVFDFEWGGSPWVPLASAVAGALLAQAAGWWSLRGVLQRPVVATLREADNN